CCTTACCTTGCGGCGTTTCAGGATGCGCTATTTTCGCTGTTTGTCGAGACCGATGCAGATTATCACGTGAAGGGTTCCGCTGAACCTTTTTCCTGATATGAAGATCATTGTCACCATGCATGCGAAACAGAGGCTGTATGAGGAACGGCAACGAGGGATCCGGGTCGATGACATTGTCCGGGCTGCCAGCCAGATTCCCGGCCATGTTCCGGTAGCGACCCGATTCCGCAGTTTCTTGTCACAAAGCGGACGCACTTTTGATATCGTGGCAAAGGACATTGCTCAGGGCAGATTAGTGATCACTGTCATCGGCAAATGAACCTCAGCGTGGATTTCGGGTACCTCGCCGACATCTGGGCTGTGGGGATAATTTGAAAAAGGAGGTGTGCAGTATGTCGTTATCTATGGAACAAAAACAGGAATTGATCTCTCAATTTAAAGTGCATGAAAGCGATACCGGTTCTCCGGAAGTTCAAATTGCTATTTTGACAAACAAAATTAACTATTTGAACGATCATCTGCGCGTACACAAGAAAGATCACCATTCCCGCCGCGGTCTTCTGAAAATGGTCGGACACCGCCGTAACCTGTTGAACTATCTTCGCAAGAAGGATGTCAACCGGTACCGGAATGTGGTTGAAAAATTGGGCCTGCGCAAATAATCATCAGGAAGCGGGGACTTACCCGCTTCTTGTTTTTTGTTTGGGAAAGAAGGAAATACTGACCGTATGCCGAAGATAATAAGGTTGATACATATTTTTATTTTTCGTGCAGCGTTGAAGGGAGGATACTGGCCGATTATGATCGAAGGCGACATACATCGTGTGTTTGAAACCGAATTGGCCGGACGGAAATTAAGTTTTGAAACGGGGAAATTTGCCAAACAGGCAAATGCCGGCGTTATGGTTCGTTATGGAGAAACGGCCGTTCTGGCTACTGTGACGGCTTCCAAGGAACCGAAAGATCTCGACTTTTTTCCGTTGACAGTCAATTATGAAGAACGTTTGTATGCGGTGGGCAAAATCCCGGGCGGCTTTATTAAACGGGAAGGTCGACCGAGCGAAAAAGCGATTTTGGCGAGCCGATTGATCGACCGCCCAATCCGCCCGCTATTTCCGGAAGGTTTTCGGAATGATGTGCAGATTGTGGATATTGTGATGTCGGTGGACCAGGATTGTGCACCGGAGATTGCCGCTATGCTGGGGACCTCAGTGGCGTTGATGATTTCTGATGTTCCGTTCGACGGTCCCATTGCGGGCGTCATTGTGGGGCGCATTGACGGGCAGTTTGTAATAAACCCGTCAGTGGCGCAGGAACCGTTAAGTGACATGCATCTGACGGTGGCAGGTACGAAAGATGCCATTGTGATGGTAGAAGCGGGCGCCAAGGAAGTGCCGGAAGACGTCATGCTGGAAGCTATCATGTTTGGCCACGAAGAAATCAAACGCCTGGTTGCTTTTCAAGAAGAGATTCAAAAGGCAGTCGGCAAACCAAAAATGGAAGTTGTATTACATACTGTTGACGAAGCGATCGATCGGCAGGTTCGTGAATTTGCCACTGAGAAACTCAAGGCGGCGATTCGCATCCCAGAGAAGCAAGCCCGGCAAGACGCGATTGATGCGGTCAACCACGCTACGCTGGAGCGTTTTGAGGCTCTCAACCCGGAACAATTTGCGGAGCAGAAGGCAGACATAGAAGAAACGCTCTATAATATTGTCAAGGAAGAAGTTCGCAGAGCGATTATATTTGAAAAAATACGTCCGGACGGACGGGCCCTGGACGAAGTGCGGCCGATTACGAGCGAAGTGGGTGTACTGCCGCGGGCGCACGGTTCCGGTCTGTTTACGCGCGGGCAAACGCAGGCGCTTTCCGTTTGTACACTCGGCGCGCTTGGCGATGTCCAGATTTTGGACGGGTTGGATTTGGAAGAGACGAAACGGTTCATGCACCATTACAATTTTCCTCCTTTCTCGGTGGGGGAAGCGCGCCCGCTGCGGCCGCCGGGGCGTCGGGAAATTGGTCACGGAGCGTTGGGTGAGCGTGCGCTGGAACCGATCATACCGTCTGAAGAAGAGTTTCCGTATACGATTCGTCTGGTATCCGAGGTGCTTGAATCGAACGGCTCCACTTCGCAAGCCAGCATCTGCGGTTCTTGTCTGGCGATGATGGACGCTGGAGTACCGATCAAGGCGCCAGTTGCCGGTGTGGCGATGGGCCTTGTGGCAGAAGGGGAAGGATATGCGGTACTGACCGATATCCAAGGCATGGAAGACCACCTGGGCGATATGGACTTTAAAGTTGCCGGTACGGAAAAAGGCGTAACGGCCTTGCAGATGGATATCAAAATCAAAGGGTTGAATCGCCAGATTTTAAAAGAGGCATTGGAACAGGCGCATCGTGGACGAATGCACATTCTTGGCAAAATGATGGAAGCGATCTCCAAGCCTCGTGCAGAACTGTCCAAATACGCGCCGCGTATTATCACCATGCGGATTCATCCAGATAAAATCCGGGAAGTGATTGGGCCTGGCGGTCGTGTGATCAATAAAATCATCGAAGAAACAGGCGTTAAAATTGACATTGAACAGGATGGCCGCGTGTTTATTGCTACCTCAGATTTTGAGGCAGGCGAAAAGGCACGTCTTATAATCGAGGGCATCGTAAAAGAAGTGGAAGTCGGTGAAATCTACAATGGCCGCGTAACCCGCGTCGAAAAATACGGCGCATTTGTAGAGGTGCTGCCCGGTAAAGAAGGACTTGTCCATATTTCCCACCTGGCGGAAGAACGGGTCGAGAAAACGGAAGATATAGTCAAAGTCGGAGACGAGATTCCGGTCAAAGTGACAGAGATCGATCCGCAAGGCCGTATCAATTTGTCCCGCCGCGCCGCATTGCGCCAATTGCGTGGAGAACCGCCAGAAGATCCTGCATCCCCCCGTCGGGAAAGGGATAACCGTGATCGGGACAACCGCCCGCCGCGTGGCGACAGGGACAATCATCCACCGCGCAGTGATCGGGACCGACCACGCGGGGATCGGGAAAACTCCCCTACCGAACAACCAAAAAGTTGATTGAAAAGAGTCTGAGATGACTCTTTTTTTTGTGTATAAACAGTCCTCCTTTCCGAAAAGCCTTGCGCTTGGGAGACAGGGTTGCCGTCTGCACGGCACATGCATAAGAGGCTCTCTTGCCGTGTGACCGAAACCGGACCCGGAACGAGGTATCACATACGCCGTGAATCACTTGTTTCGAAACGGTCCGTTTTCGATCTAAACGGTACGAGAGCCATGCATGCGAGCCGTTCGATGGCAACCCTGTCTCCTTCGCGGCTAGCTTTTACGCAGGCAGGACTGTCTTGCAGGTTGAGAGAACGCGGATGTTTCTTACTAACGCCTGTACGGCCGCCGACTTTTTTCTTCTTTTTTGCGCAAACTAACGAAAACTGCAAAGGAGCATCATCATGAAGCTTTTTTCCTTAACCGTTTCCACGATCCTGGCTGCTGCTGTATGCACCTCGGTACCGCTAAAAGAGCCCGCTTACGCTTTCCAAACGGCAGAAGCACTGACTTATAATCAATTGAAAGAAATCGCAACCCAAAAGAAACTTTTACCGGTAAATGCAAAAATCAGCCGCGCGGGGAAAGCGAATGTGATTCCGGAACTGAATGGGCTCGAAATCGATGTAGAAGAGACGTGGAACCGCTTGCAGCAAAATTCCGGATACCCGATTCCCTATGCATACAAACAGATTCCTCCGCAAATAACCATCAAAGATTTGCCACTTCTCCCCATTTACCAAGGAAACTCGGCTAAAAAAGAAATGGCTCTGATGATCAACGTGGCGTGGGGCACCGAATACATACCAGCCATCCTTGAGGAATTAAAACGTCATGCGGCAAAAGCCACATTTTTCTTGGACGGTTCCTGGCTTTTAAAAAATCCGGACGTTGCTCGCCAGATTGTAACCGCCGGACACGAAATCGGCAATCATGCATTCTCGCATCCGGATATGGCACGTTTATCGGCTGCCAGGCAGCTTGAACAGATTGAAAAAACGCAAACGGCGATTAAAAATACGCTTGCTGTTTCAAGCAAATGGTTTGCTCCTCCGAGCGGTTCCTACAATGACGAAACGGTACGTTTGGCCAAACAAAGTGGTATGACAACCGTGCTTTGGACTTTGGACACAGTCGATTGGCGGCGGCCGCCATCCCAGCAAATTATCAACCGAATTGTTCCGAAAGCGGTGAACGGGGCCATGGTATTAATGCATCCGACAGCTCCAACAGCAGAGGCGTTGAAAACAATGATTCCCGCTTTGCAGCAGAAAGGATTTCGATTGGTAACAGTCAGCGACTTATTGTCACCTGTAAGGCAGCCGGAATAATTATATTGTAGGATGTACCTTTCCTCTGCTATATTTGTGTGGAGGCAAGGATGGCATGAACCTGCAGCCGGGTAACCGGTTGGCTCTTGGCACCAAAGATACAAAGTCGTACTATGGCGCGCCGCAGGCGCCGAGTCACGCTGAGGAGGATAGGTTTGTTCTATAAACGGACTTTGACAAACGGAATGAGATTGGTAGTAGAAGAGATTCCTTCTGTGCGTTCCGTCTCGCTCGGGGTATGGATTCACACCGGTTCACGGGACGAAAGCCAATCGACGAATGGGATCTCTCATTTTCTCGAACATATGATGTTTAAGGGGACGGAAAAACGCTCCGCCCGTCAAATCGCCGAACTGTTCGACGGAATCGGCGGTCATGTAAATGCGTTCACATCCAAGGAATACACCTGTTATTACGCAAAAGTATTGGACGAACATTTTTCCATCGCGTTGGAAACGATTGCGGATATGTTGCTGAATTCGAAGTTTGATTCGGAGGAACTGGCAAAAGAACGCAAGGTAATCATTGAGGAAATCAAGATGTATGAAGACACGCCAGACGATCAGGTGCATGATTTGATGGCAGCGACGATTTATCCCGATCATACACTAGGATACACGATTCTCGGACCGGAAGCCAATCTGTTGTCTTTTACGAGAGACGATATTGTCAACTACGTGAAAGCCCGTTACACGCCGGACAACATGGTGTTGGCAGTGGCTGGCAATGTACAAATTGATGAAGTGCATCAGGCGGCGGAACAGTTTTTCTCGGGTCTATCCGGAAAATGTCAACAAATCGACCATCGGCCGCCCGTGTTTCATGCAAATCGGCAGGTTCGACAAAAAGCAACCGAACAGGCGCATATCTGCCTGTCCACAACCGGCTTTGCGTTTGACGCTCCGGAAGTATATCCGTTAATTTTATTGAACAATATTGTGGGAGGCAGCTCCAGTTCACGATTGTTTCAGGAAATCCGGGAAGAACGGGGAATGGCGTATTCCGTATACAGCTACTACGCCTCCTACCGGGATGGCGGAACATTTGGCGTATATGCCGGTACGTCTCCCGATCAGGCGCAACAGGTTGTCGATCTCACCTATCAAATCCTTGCGGCTGTTGCGGACAAAGGTGTGACAGAGGAAGAACTTCGCAAAGCGAAAGAACAGGTAAAAGGATCCCTGATGCTTTCCCTGGAAAGCACAGTCTCTCGAATGAACCGTGTCGGCAAAAATGAACTGTTGCTGAATAAACAGGTTACGCTGGATGAGACAATCAACCGGATCAACGAGGTATCTATTGATCGGCTCAAGCAAATTGCCGGGCAAATTTGCGGCGGGCCTTGGGCGATGGCGGCGATTGGCCCGTTTAACGAATTGAATCTGCCCGAGTAAGCAATCGACTAAGGTGTTCCCGATTTTGAGGTGTTCGTATGTCAGAAAACCGTATCACTCTCTCCATCAAAAAAATGTCTCCGCTCATCGGCGAAACGGTTCCAGTTCCGTTTTACGCCACTGCTGGGGCGGCAGGAATGGATTTGGCCGCATGCATTGAGGAGCCAGTTACAATTCCAGCAAAGGGGAGACGAAAAATCCCGACCGGAATTGCGATCGAACTTCCTTCTCCGCAGTTTGTGGGGCTCGTTTTTCCGCGCAGCGGAATTTCAACCAAACACGGCATTAATCTGGCCAACTCTGTGGGGGTAATCGACAGCGATTACAGGGGAGAAATCCAATGTGTACTGGTCAACCAGGAAGATACAGATTATACCATTCAACCGGGCGAACGGATTGCCCAACTGGTACTGATGCCTGTTGTACAGGCTGATGTGCAGATTGTTGAGGAATTAAATCCAACAGATCGCGGCAGTTCCGGTTTTGGTTCTACAGGAAGCTGATACGAAAAAGGCTTCCTCTATTAGACGCAGGTTCTGAATGAATATGCTTCGGTAGAAGCCTTTTTTATTGGACTTTTTAGTGCTGTCCAAACATAGAACATACCAAAAGCCAAATGAGGGGGATTTGCGTCATGCTCTTAAGCGAGCTTATGGATCGAGTTCTGGTCGACATGCAGACAGGGGAAAAAATTGGACAATTGAACCGCGCAGATCTATCCATTGATCCACAAACCGGGAAAATCGGCGATATGTGGCTGCCGCAGGAACAGGGGATTTTACGAAAAGGGAAACGGGAAACGGACCGCCGAATCGCTTGGGATGCCATTCGAACAGTCGGCACAGACATGATTTTACTGGATCTCGGAAACACCGGAGGAGAGGGCGAATAAAACTCGCTCTCTCTTCATTTTGTACTGGGAACCGGCACAAGGGCAACCGGACCCCACTAAAGTGCTTGTCAGTTTGGTGGGTGTAACTTTGGCTTTCGCCTTCACCAAAGGCTCGGCGTAAGCCAAGTTTTCTTTGTAACCGCCTACTGGGTATTCGCATAGAATGCAGCACGTGCATCATCCGAGGCCTTGGAGCAGGTCAGGTGCGTTTTTTTACAAATCAAAATTGCCTTGAATTTTGAATGGTTTCGCGTACAATGAGGTGAAAGGAGTACGTATCATGTTAACAGGTATCAAGATGGCGTTTCTGGGCGGGGATGCGCGAATTAATGAGGTGATTCAGCAGGCTCTGGATCTGGACGCGTCCGTATACCTGGTCGGTTTTGACAATCTGCATTTGGAAATGCTGGATACGTTAAAAACGCAGATAACGACAGAAGTGATAAGCGATTTGGATGCCATCATCCTGCCGCTTACGGGAATGAGCGATGATTGGACGATTCAATCCCAATATTCGGAGCAACCGATCACGCTGACAGATGAACACTTTTCTGCGCTGCCCAAGAAATGCAAAATTTTTACCGGAATTGCTCAAAAATTATTGATCGATGTTTGCCGCAGGCATGGATTGCATCTGGTCAAGTTAATGGAATTGGACGAGGTGGCCATTTTAAACTCGATTCCTTCCGCCGAAGGAGCCATCAAGATGGCGATGGAAAATACGGATATTACATTACACGGTTCCAATACGGCCGTATTGGGGTTCGGCCGTTGTGGTGTAACCATCGCCCGCATGTGCAAAGGAATCGGCGCGAATGTCATGGTGGGGGTCCGTAAAGAAGCGGACCTTGCCCGAATATTCGAAATGGGATGCACCGCCTTTCCCTTAGTGCAGCTCCCGCATGCGTTACAGGAGGCAGACATCGTATTTAATACGATTCCGGCTCAGGTTATTACGTCAGAAGTATTGTCCCGTATGAAAAGAAGCTGTGTGATCATTGACATTGCCTCACGTCCCGGTGGAACCGATTTTCGGTTTGCGGAAAAAAGAGGGATAAAAGCGCTGCTTGCTCCAAGTTTGCCAGGGATCGTTGCGCCAAAAACGGCTGGACAGATTCTCGCCAAATCGATCTTCCGACTTGTTTTGGATCACGCATAATCCTGGAGGTAACTTTATGGATCTTAAAGGAAAAACAATTGGATTTGCCATTACCGGCTCGCATTGCACCTATGACGAAGTTCGCCCGGTTATGAGAAATCTGGTGGATATGGGGGCTGTAGTGGTTCCGATCCTTTCCCATACCGTTCAAACCACGAATACCCGATTTGCCGAAGCGGATGCATGGATGACTGAAATTGAGCAGGTAACAGGGCAAAGGGCGATTAAAACGATTGTGGAAGCAGAACCGCTGGGTCCGAGCAAAAAATTGGATGCGCTGTTGATTGCTCCCTGCACCGGCAGTACCATTTCCCGTTTGGCAAATGCAATGACCGATTCTCCCGTTCTCATGGCGGCAAAATCGACGATGCGGAACGACCGGCCGGTTGTTCTTGCGATTTCCACCAATGACGGTTTGGGTCTCAACATGTCGAACATTGCAAAATTGATGTCCGCAAAGAATATTTTTATGGTACCATTTGGTCAGGACGATCCGTTTAACAAAATGAATTCCCTTGTGGCGAAGATGGATCTTGTATATGATACTTTAAAAGCGGCATTGGATAAGAAACAATTGCAGCCTGTTTTAATTGAGCGATACACAAAATAAGTCCGTCAGATAGAATGACAGTTGTAAGGAGTTGCTACGAATGGAAAACAAAAAGCTTTATAATGTGGCAGTTGTTGGAGTAACGGGAGCCGTTGGCCAGAAAATGCTGGAGACTCTCGAACGGAGGGATTTTCCGGTAGGCGAGTTGCGCCCTTTGGCGTCAGCCCGTTCCGCTGGCCAGCAGATCACCTTTAAGGGAAAAGCTTATACCGTTCAGGAAGCGACTCCGGAAGCGTTTGAAGGTATAGATTTTGCTCTGTTTTCAGCAGGAGGTTCGATTTCGGAAAAATTGGCGCCTGCCGCTGTGGAGCGAGGGGCCGTTGTAATTGACAACACCAGTGCATTTCGGATGCTTCCGGAGGTCCCGCTTGTCGTACCGGAAGTCAATGCGCACATGATCTCACAACATCGAGGGATTATTGCCAATCCGAATTGTTCTACCATTCAAATGGTGGTAGCGTTAAAACCGATTCACGATGCGTACGGAATTGAGCGGATTATCGTTTCCACATACCAAGCCGTTTCGGGGTCCGGTCAGGCGGCAATTGACGAACTGCGGGAACAAACCCGTGCGGTTCTGGATGGTAAGCCGGCGGAACCAAAAGTTCTTCCGGTCAAATCGTTGCCTAAACATCATCAAATTGCATTCAATGCGATCCCGCAAATTGATGTATTTGAAGAGAACGGATTTACCAAGGAAGAAATGAAAATGGTAAACGAGACCCGTAAAATTTTCGGCACCGATGAAATTCAGGTTACTCCAACTTGCGTACGGGTGCCGGTTTTCTTCGGTCATTCCGAGTCGGTATTCATCGAGACCAAAAAACCGTTTGACCTGGCTGAGGTGCGCTCGCTTCTGGAATCAGCGCCTGGTGTAACGGTGGTGGATGATCTGCCGGAACAGGCGTATCCGATGGCGATTGACTCGGCTGGTCACTTTGACACCTATGTGGGACGGATTCGCCGCGATTTGTTCCATCCTCGCGGATTAAACATGTGGATTGTATCTGACAACGTGTTAAAAGGCGCTGCACTCAATGCGGTGCAAATTGCAGAACACATGGTGAGATCAAAGTAAAAAGGAGTTCCGGGGGATGCGCAAACTGGTACAAAAGTTCGGGGGGACTTCGGTTGCAACAAAAGAGAACCGTGAACTGGCGATTGGACATATAGCAGACGCCGTTGCGGCCGGTTTTCATGTAGTGGTTGTAGTTTCCGCAATGGGGCGCAAAGGGGAACCGTACGCCACCGATACGTTGTTGAGTCTTATTGATTCGACAGGGATAGCGAAGCGGGAACGGGACCTGCTGATGTCATGCGGGGAATTGATTTCTGCTGTCGTGTTATCTTCCGCGTTAGCGGAAAAGGGGTATGAGAACTGTGTCATGACGGGAGCCCAAGCGGGAATCAAAACCAATAATGTGTTCTCGGACGCAAAAATTATTTCGATCGACCCTGGTCGAATTCTGGATGAGCTGGATTCCGGCAAGATCGTAATTGTGACAGGGTTCCAGGGAATGACAGAAAACGGTGATATCACCACACTTGGCCGAGGCGGCAGCGATACGACGGCAACCGCCTTGGGGGTTGCCTTGAACGCGGAGCGGGTCGATATTTTTACCGATGTGGATGGTATCATGACGGCCGACCCCCGTATCGTAGACAATGCAAAGAAACTGCGAACGGTTACCTATGGGGAAATCTGCAATTTGGCCTATCAAGGAGCAAAAGTCATTCACCCTCGTGCGGTCGAAATCGCCATGCAAAAAAATATACCCGTTCGAGTGCGTTCCACTTTATCGAAAGACGAAGGAACACTGATTGTCAGTCAGACCGATTTGGACCGGTTGGAACCCCTTGCTGTGCAGGATCGTATCATTACCGGAATTACCTATACGGCTCCTGTCGCGCAAGTTCATATCACATGCCCACAAAAGGAAAAGCAACAGTTGAAGATCTTTGAAACTCTGAAGGAACAGCAAGTTTCCGTGGATTTTATCTCGGTTCGACCGGAAGATGTTACGTTTACCGTTGCGGATGCAGACCGGATGAAGGTTGAGTCAACCCTTCAGGAGCTTGGGGTTGAATATAAGCTGCTGCCTGATTGCGCAAAAGTATCAGCAGTGGGAGCTGGCATTGCGGGAGTTCCGGGAGTGATGGCGGCCATTATGGAGGCGCTTGCGGAGGAGTCGGTGGAAGTGCTGCAATCGGCTGATTCCCATACAACCATTTGGTGTCTGGTTCGCGCAGATGATTTGGTAAAATCGGTTCGCGCTCTCCATACGAAATTTGATTTGCACTTGTAAAGCAGTCTTGCAGAACAAATAGGTGGTGTGTAGACTTGGATTTTGGAAGAATTGTAACAGCCATGGTAACCCCTTTTGATGAAAACCTGAAAATCGACTACAACCGTTTGCAAAAGGTGGTTGACCATCTGTTAAAAACGGGGACCGAATCGATTGTTGTGACTGGAACGACCGGTGAATCACCGACACTGTCGCACCAGGAAAAACTGGATCTGTTCAAAAAAGTGGTTGAATTTGCAAATGGGCGGGCGAAGGTGATTGCCGGAACCAGCACCAACGATACCGCAGCGTCTGTTGAGTTTTCAAAAGAGGCCGAACAGTGCGGCGTAGATGGATTGCTGTTGGTGTCTCCTTATTACAATCGGCCTTCGCAGGAAGGGCTTTATCGGCATTTTCGAGCGATAGCCGAAGCAACACCGCTTCCCAACATCATTTACAACATTCCGGGCAGAACAGGTGTCCATGTTGATTTGGAGACCATGCTGCGTTTGGCCGAAATACCGAACGTAGTGGCGACCAAGGAATCGCCGGTCGATTTCAACCAGGTGCTTAAGCTGATGGCCAATAAACCGGAAAAATTCACCGTTTATTCTGGCGACGACAAATTGCTGCTGCCATTTCTGGCTCTTGGCGGGTACGGTATCGTGTCTGTCGCATCGCACGTAGTGGGACTTCAGATCAAAGAACTGATCGACGCTTTTTTAGCCGGGCAAACCGAACGGGCAGTCGGGCTGCATAACAAACTGATGCCGATTTTTGAAGGATTGTTCTTGCAACCAAGCCCGTCCCCGGTCAAAGCGGCATTAAACCTGATCGATGTTCCGGTTGGCGGTGTGCGCTTGCCGTTAGTCGAATCAGATGAGAAGTTTATAAGGTATTTGCGTTCGATCCTGAAACCTTTTTATCCGAATTTGTAAAAAGGCCCGAAAGGGCTTTTTTTTGTATATACTAATGCGGAAGGAACCTTGTTTCGAATGTCGGGGTTCATGTATAATGTTTGCAAGTGACTGGTGCGGGTTATCGTGAACACGAACTGGGGCGATCATTGAGGAATTGGACGCAGAATCGAACATGGAGGTGCAGTTTTTGAGCAAGTCAAACAACAAATTGTCGATCATTCCCTTGGGCGGAGTCGGTGAGATCGGCAAAAATATGACCGCTTACGTATATGGGAACGACATTATCGTCGTCGATGCCGGTCTGAAATTTCCGGAAGAAGAGATGCTTGGCATCGATATTGTAATCCCCGATATAACGTTTTTAATTGAAAATCGCACAAAAGTGCGGGGGGTTCTGATCACACACGGACATGAAGACCATATCGGGGGGCTTCCTTATTTCTTAAAACTTTTAAATGTACCGGTTTATGGGACAAGATTGACACTGGGTCTGATCGAAGGCAAATTGCGCGAACATGGATTGCTTGATCTGGTAAAGCTGAATGTGATCACCAATAAGAGCGTCATCAAATTGGGTGAGTTTACGGTCAGTGTATTCAACAATAATCACAGTATTCCGGATACGGTCGGATTCGCGATCGATACGCCGGAAGGTGTGATTGTCCATACGGGCGATTTTAAATTTGACTACACCCCGGTTGATGGAAGACCGGCCGACTTTTTCAAATTGGCGGAACTAGGTGAAAAAGGGGTTCTCGCGCTGTTGTCTGACAGCACCAATGCGGAACGTCCCGGTTATACCATGTCGGAACGGGTAGTCGGTCAAACGATCAACGACTGTTTTGCGTCAGCGGAAAGACGAATTATTATTGCCACGTTTGCGTCCAATTTGCACCGGATTCAGCAAATCATTGATGCTACGGAAAAGTTTGGGAAAAAGCTGGCTGTGGTAGGCCGCAGTATGGTGAATAATATCACGATTGCCCACGAACTCGGATATATTCGCATGAATCCGGGGACTCTGATCGATCCTGACGAAGTAAATAAGTTGCCTGCAGAGCAGGTGGTTGTCCTTTCAACCGGAAGTCAAGGGGAGCCAATGTCCGCGCTTACGCGGATGGCCAGGGCGACACATCGGAAAGTGGAAGTCATGCCGGGAGACACGGTGATTATTGCATCATCTCCGATACCCGGCAATGAAAAGTTTATCTCTCGTACCATTGACCAGTTGTTCCGAATTGGTGCGGATGTTATTTACCAAGCGGTTTCCGGTGTTCATGTTTCGGGGCACGGCAGTCAAGAAGAACTGAAACTGATGCTCAATTTGGTTCGTCCGAAATACTTTATACCGGTTCACGGGGAATACCGCATGTTAAAACGGCATTCCGAGCTGGCAGTTTCGACGGGAGTCGATCCGGACAACATTTTTATTGTCGACATCGGGGATTCAATCGAATTTCAAGGAGGAAAAGG
The sequence above is a segment of the Effusibacillus dendaii genome. Coding sequences within it:
- the dut gene encoding dUTP diphosphatase; protein product: MSENRITLSIKKMSPLIGETVPVPFYATAGAAGMDLAACIEEPVTIPAKGRRKIPTGIAIELPSPQFVGLVFPRSGISTKHGINLANSVGVIDSDYRGEIQCVLVNQEDTDYTIQPGERIAQLVLMPVVQADVQIVEELNPTDRGSSGFGSTGS
- a CDS encoding dipicolinate synthase subunit B, whose product is MDLKGKTIGFAITGSHCTYDEVRPVMRNLVDMGAVVVPILSHTVQTTNTRFAEADAWMTEIEQVTGQRAIKTIVEAEPLGPSKKLDALLIAPCTGSTISRLANAMTDSPVLMAAKSTMRNDRPVVLAISTNDGLGLNMSNIAKLMSAKNIFMVPFGQDDPFNKMNSLVAKMDLVYDTLKAALDKKQLQPVLIERYTK
- the dpsA gene encoding dipicolinate synthase subunit DpsA encodes the protein MLTGIKMAFLGGDARINEVIQQALDLDASVYLVGFDNLHLEMLDTLKTQITTEVISDLDAIILPLTGMSDDWTIQSQYSEQPITLTDEHFSALPKKCKIFTGIAQKLLIDVCRRHGLHLVKLMELDEVAILNSIPSAEGAIKMAMENTDITLHGSNTAVLGFGRCGVTIARMCKGIGANVMVGVRKEADLARIFEMGCTAFPLVQLPHALQEADIVFNTIPAQVITSEVLSRMKRSCVIIDIASRPGGTDFRFAEKRGIKALLAPSLPGIVAPKTAGQILAKSIFRLVLDHA
- the pnp gene encoding polyribonucleotide nucleotidyltransferase, coding for MIEGDIHRVFETELAGRKLSFETGKFAKQANAGVMVRYGETAVLATVTASKEPKDLDFFPLTVNYEERLYAVGKIPGGFIKREGRPSEKAILASRLIDRPIRPLFPEGFRNDVQIVDIVMSVDQDCAPEIAAMLGTSVALMISDVPFDGPIAGVIVGRIDGQFVINPSVAQEPLSDMHLTVAGTKDAIVMVEAGAKEVPEDVMLEAIMFGHEEIKRLVAFQEEIQKAVGKPKMEVVLHTVDEAIDRQVREFATEKLKAAIRIPEKQARQDAIDAVNHATLERFEALNPEQFAEQKADIEETLYNIVKEEVRRAIIFEKIRPDGRALDEVRPITSEVGVLPRAHGSGLFTRGQTQALSVCTLGALGDVQILDGLDLEETKRFMHHYNFPPFSVGEARPLRPPGRREIGHGALGERALEPIIPSEEEFPYTIRLVSEVLESNGSTSQASICGSCLAMMDAGVPIKAPVAGVAMGLVAEGEGYAVLTDIQGMEDHLGDMDFKVAGTEKGVTALQMDIKIKGLNRQILKEALEQAHRGRMHILGKMMEAISKPRAELSKYAPRIITMRIHPDKIREVIGPGGRVINKIIEETGVKIDIEQDGRVFIATSDFEAGEKARLIIEGIVKEVEVGEIYNGRVTRVEKYGAFVEVLPGKEGLVHISHLAEERVEKTEDIVKVGDEIPVKVTEIDPQGRINLSRRAALRQLRGEPPEDPASPRRERDNRDRDNRPPRGDRDNHPPRSDRDRPRGDRENSPTEQPKS
- a CDS encoding YlmC/YmxH family sporulation protein translates to MLLSELMDRVLVDMQTGEKIGQLNRADLSIDPQTGKIGDMWLPQEQGILRKGKRETDRRIAWDAIRTVGTDMILLDLGNTGGEGE
- the rpsO gene encoding 30S ribosomal protein S15, giving the protein MSLSMEQKQELISQFKVHESDTGSPEVQIAILTNKINYLNDHLRVHKKDHHSRRGLLKMVGHRRNLLNYLRKKDVNRYRNVVEKLGLRK
- a CDS encoding polysaccharide deacetylase family protein gives rise to the protein MKLFSLTVSTILAAAVCTSVPLKEPAYAFQTAEALTYNQLKEIATQKKLLPVNAKISRAGKANVIPELNGLEIDVEETWNRLQQNSGYPIPYAYKQIPPQITIKDLPLLPIYQGNSAKKEMALMINVAWGTEYIPAILEELKRHAAKATFFLDGSWLLKNPDVARQIVTAGHEIGNHAFSHPDMARLSAARQLEQIEKTQTAIKNTLAVSSKWFAPPSGSYNDETVRLAKQSGMTTVLWTLDTVDWRRPPSQQIINRIVPKAVNGAMVLMHPTAPTAEALKTMIPALQQKGFRLVTVSDLLSPVRQPE
- a CDS encoding M16 family metallopeptidase, with product MFYKRTLTNGMRLVVEEIPSVRSVSLGVWIHTGSRDESQSTNGISHFLEHMMFKGTEKRSARQIAELFDGIGGHVNAFTSKEYTCYYAKVLDEHFSIALETIADMLLNSKFDSEELAKERKVIIEEIKMYEDTPDDQVHDLMAATIYPDHTLGYTILGPEANLLSFTRDDIVNYVKARYTPDNMVLAVAGNVQIDEVHQAAEQFFSGLSGKCQQIDHRPPVFHANRQVRQKATEQAHICLSTTGFAFDAPEVYPLILLNNIVGGSSSSRLFQEIREERGMAYSVYSYYASYRDGGTFGVYAGTSPDQAQQVVDLTYQILAAVADKGVTEEELRKAKEQVKGSLMLSLESTVSRMNRVGKNELLLNKQVTLDETINRINEVSIDRLKQIAGQICGGPWAMAAIGPFNELNLPE